The proteins below are encoded in one region of Saccopteryx leptura isolate mSacLep1 chromosome 1, mSacLep1_pri_phased_curated, whole genome shotgun sequence:
- the SRSF3 gene encoding serine/arginine-rich splicing factor 3, with product MHRDSCPLDCKVYVGNLGNNGNKTELERAFGYYGPLRSVWVARNPPGFAFVEFEDPRDAADAVRELDGRTLCGCRVRVELSNGEKRSRNRGPPPSWGRRPRDDYRRRSPPPRRRSPRRRSFSRSRSRSLSRDRRRERSLSRERNHKPSRSFSRSRSRSRSNERK from the exons atGCATCGTGATTCCTGTCCATTGGATTGTAAGGTTTATGTAGGTAATCTAGGAAACAACGGTAACAAGACTGAGTTGGAGCGCGCCTTCGGCTATTATGGACCACTCCGAAGTGTGTGGGTTGCTAGGAACCCTCCCGGCTTTGCTTTTGTTGAGTTTGAAGATCCCCGAGATGCAGCCGATGCTGTCCGAGAGCTCGATGGGAG AACACTGTGTGGCTGCCGGGTAAGAGTGGAACTCTCAAATGGTGAGAAGAGAAGTCGAAATCGCGGCCCACCTCCCTCTTGGGGTCGTCGCCCTCGAGATGATTATCGGAGAAGGAGTCCTCCGCCCAGGCGCAG ATCTCCAAGACGGAGAAGCTTCTCCCGCAGCCGGAGCAG GTCCCTTTCTAGagataggagaagagagagatcacTGTCTCGGGAGAGAAATCACAAGCCGTCCCGATCTTTCTCTAGGTCTCGTAG ccgaTCTAGGTCAAATGAAAGGAAATAG